One genomic segment of Pandoraea sputorum includes these proteins:
- a CDS encoding MFS transporter yields MTQHAMDARAANAPPHNPASDSPAASPEASATETPAATNETRRVGIRDWYMLIVLTAIFVLSFIDRSSLSLVVVPLKKELGVSDFQMSLLLGLSFVVLYSTFSIPAGYLADRFSRRGIIGWAVFVWSSMTVLCGFATNYIQLFLGRTGIGIGEGALQPAAYSMIRDTFPPDRRGRAFGIYHMGPMLGVGFSLFVGGTLLSLSQSGNVAHWPILGALKPWQFVIVVPGLVGIPLALLMLTLREPKRAAKQKSADAPGYRDALRFIRSEWKLYVPLWIAATLYAMAISGFNAWLPTVISRAWDLPLPSIGRMLGPLMMASVPAGLVILGAVMDRLSRRGRRAAPLEVAMVSTFVSCLATLLLAFTDNHALAIVLYVCHTFFASPIPSSAGATMAQITPGRMMGKLSSLFFLVQNLLGLALGPTVAATIAHVFYSGPMAMGYAIVTTFCVCTAIAAVMYGLVAAQVRRRNFE; encoded by the coding sequence ATGACCCAACACGCGATGGACGCCCGAGCGGCGAACGCGCCCCCGCATAACCCCGCATCGGACAGTCCGGCCGCGTCGCCGGAGGCATCCGCCACCGAGACACCCGCAGCCACGAACGAGACGCGCCGCGTCGGCATTCGCGACTGGTACATGTTGATCGTGCTCACAGCGATCTTCGTACTGTCGTTCATCGACCGCTCGTCGCTCTCGCTCGTGGTCGTGCCGCTCAAGAAGGAGTTGGGCGTGAGCGACTTTCAGATGAGCCTGCTGCTCGGTCTCTCGTTCGTGGTGCTCTACAGCACCTTCAGCATTCCGGCCGGTTATCTGGCCGACCGCTTCAGCCGACGCGGCATCATCGGCTGGGCCGTGTTCGTCTGGTCGTCGATGACGGTGCTCTGCGGCTTCGCCACCAACTACATCCAGCTCTTTCTCGGACGGACCGGCATCGGGATCGGTGAAGGTGCGCTGCAACCGGCCGCGTACTCGATGATCCGCGATACGTTCCCGCCCGACCGGCGCGGACGGGCGTTCGGCATCTATCACATGGGACCCATGCTCGGCGTGGGCTTCTCGCTGTTCGTCGGGGGCACACTGCTCAGCCTCTCGCAGAGCGGCAACGTGGCGCACTGGCCAATTCTCGGCGCGCTCAAGCCCTGGCAGTTCGTGATCGTCGTGCCGGGGCTCGTCGGCATTCCACTCGCCTTGCTGATGCTGACACTGCGCGAACCGAAGCGCGCAGCCAAACAAAAGAGTGCCGACGCGCCCGGCTATCGCGACGCGCTGCGCTTCATCCGCAGCGAATGGAAGCTCTACGTGCCGCTGTGGATTGCCGCTACGCTCTACGCAATGGCGATCTCCGGCTTCAACGCGTGGCTCCCGACCGTCATCTCACGTGCCTGGGATCTGCCCTTGCCGAGCATCGGCCGCATGCTCGGGCCATTGATGATGGCATCGGTGCCCGCCGGTCTCGTGATTCTCGGTGCGGTCATGGACCGGCTCTCGCGCCGCGGACGACGTGCGGCACCGCTGGAAGTCGCGATGGTGTCGACGTTCGTGTCCTGTCTGGCGACGCTCCTGCTGGCGTTCACCGACAACCATGCGCTGGCCATCGTGCTGTATGTCTGCCACACGTTCTTCGCGAGTCCGATTCCGTCGTCCGCTGGCGCAACGATGGCGCAGATCACGCCGGGGCGCATGATGGGCAAGCTTTCGTCGCTGTTCTTCCTCGTGCAAAACCTGCTCGGTCTGGCGCTCGGACCGACGGTGGCAGCCACGATCGCCCACGTGTTCTATAGCGGTCCGATGGCAATGGGATACGCCATCGTCACGACGTTCTGCGTTTGCACCGCCATTGCTGCCGTCATGTACGGGCTGGTTGCCGCACAGGTGCGCCGCCGCAACTTCGAGTAA
- a CDS encoding c-type cytochrome: MKKLWSIALLGLVAGVSHAQTPSGKTIFGNNCAACHQAGGQGIPGAFPALKGDKFVLGDATKVVETVIGGRGGMPTFNSSLNDKQIADVVTFIRGEWGNNAAPVTTEQVASIRKTIAAKENEGGTKGN; the protein is encoded by the coding sequence ATGAAAAAGTTGTGGTCGATCGCGTTGCTCGGTCTGGTGGCCGGTGTCTCGCACGCGCAGACGCCTTCGGGCAAAACCATCTTTGGCAATAACTGCGCAGCGTGTCACCAGGCAGGCGGGCAGGGCATTCCCGGCGCATTTCCTGCGCTCAAGGGCGACAAGTTCGTGCTGGGGGACGCCACCAAGGTCGTTGAAACGGTGATCGGCGGACGCGGTGGCATGCCGACGTTCAACTCGTCGCTCAACGACAAGCAGATCGCGGATGTCGTGACCTTCATTCGTGGCGAGTGGGGTAACAACGCCGCACCGGTGACGACCGAGCAGGTCGCGTCGATTCGAAAGACGATCGCCGCGAAGGAAAACGAGGGCGGCACCAAGGGCAACTGA
- a CDS encoding porin produces the protein MKTWAFPLAAGALIASPAFAQSSVTMFGVADASLRYLSGATSDNKSSFALTDGAISQSRWGIYGKEDLGQGMKAIFMLEGGYHLNNGTSQRSGKIFNRKAYVGLDGDYGKLTIGTQDNPAWELLIEGWDPLTVGNYDQNEWMPVVFGANGPNGANNAVKYMKRYQDIQVGLEYIVGGVAGSTARNSGYVLSVAYVGKPFGVMANVLQNRDINANTQMIYNLGVKYEWGPVTATLGYYNSNDKTGFVDGFLSGRGVTGGANPRKDNAFYGGVAYQVSKPLTITAAVYYDRASNVNGVSGDAGDGSRETYVLLAEYGFSRRTTLYGTVDYSVGHGAQRAEFPNGRDQTGVGIGLRHRF, from the coding sequence ATGAAGACATGGGCATTTCCTCTGGCCGCCGGGGCGCTGATCGCCTCGCCGGCGTTCGCGCAATCGAGCGTGACGATGTTTGGCGTGGCGGATGCGAGCCTTCGCTATCTGTCCGGCGCCACCAGTGACAACAAGAGTTCCTTCGCGCTCACCGACGGCGCCATTTCGCAGAGCCGTTGGGGTATCTACGGTAAGGAAGATCTGGGGCAGGGCATGAAGGCAATCTTCATGCTCGAAGGTGGTTATCACCTGAACAACGGCACGTCGCAACGTAGCGGCAAGATCTTCAATCGCAAGGCCTACGTCGGTCTCGACGGCGATTACGGCAAGCTCACCATCGGTACGCAGGACAACCCCGCGTGGGAACTGCTGATCGAAGGCTGGGATCCGCTCACCGTGGGCAACTACGATCAGAACGAGTGGATGCCGGTCGTGTTCGGCGCCAACGGTCCGAACGGGGCCAATAACGCCGTGAAGTACATGAAGCGGTATCAGGACATACAGGTCGGCCTCGAGTACATCGTTGGCGGCGTGGCCGGCAGCACGGCGCGCAACTCGGGCTATGTGCTGTCGGTAGCCTATGTGGGCAAGCCGTTCGGCGTGATGGCCAACGTGCTCCAGAACCGCGACATCAACGCCAATACCCAGATGATCTACAACCTGGGCGTCAAGTACGAGTGGGGTCCGGTGACGGCAACGCTTGGCTACTACAACAGCAACGACAAGACCGGTTTCGTCGACGGCTTCCTTTCGGGACGCGGTGTGACAGGGGGCGCGAATCCGCGTAAGGACAATGCGTTCTATGGCGGTGTGGCGTATCAGGTGTCGAAACCGCTGACGATTACCGCAGCCGTGTACTACGATCGCGCAAGCAATGTGAACGGTGTGTCGGGCGATGCAGGCGACGGGTCGCGCGAGACCTACGTGCTGCTCGCCGAGTACGGCTTCTCGCGCCGCACCACGCTCTACGGCACGGTCGACTACAGCGTCGGTCACGGCGCGCAACGTGCCGAGTTCCCGAACGGCCGCGACCAGACCGGTGTCGGTATCGGTCTGCGTCACAGGTTCTGA
- a CDS encoding flavin monoamine oxidase family protein: MSDVQHTTGKSLGSLDSASVGGGLRRRDFLMRTLAIGGSGLMLATMKAWGVDLASVRTSPPRLSGSGRGKRVVILGAGLAGMTAAYELSKLGYACEIVEARGFAGGRCQTARRGFELTELGGERQVCNFDEGQYINHGPWRIPFCQQSTLHYTREFGVPLELFNNDNDAAYVYKENIDGPLAGKRLRQFEIKADMRGYTDELFAKTLRAGKLNDQLSEGDRALLLDYLVHEGYLNKKDLDYKGTTARGYKTYPGVQSGVQTDPLQFGDLLKSKLGNIYRSTNDIEQQKTMLQAVGGMDHVAKAFERRTKKMIRYNTEVVSLRNTDSGVVLQCKDTRTGAGRTVKGDFCLCTIPLSVLKQIDTDFSDDFKDAMQVAYEPVGKLGVQMKRRFWEEDHFIYGGHIQTDIKGATLISLPSTNWQGQKGTLLSYYNFGAMAAQVSAMSLKERTDFGLAAGEKVFPGQYRDSAESSFSVAWHRVKYNLGGWADWSEAGRRTAYPRLLKGEGRTLLAGEHMSHLNGWQAGAIESAWHQIEQLHARLSA; the protein is encoded by the coding sequence GATGCGCACGCTCGCCATCGGTGGTAGCGGTCTCATGCTGGCGACGATGAAGGCCTGGGGCGTGGATCTCGCCTCGGTGCGCACCTCGCCGCCGCGCCTGTCGGGCAGCGGCCGCGGCAAGCGTGTGGTCATTCTCGGCGCAGGGCTGGCCGGTATGACGGCGGCCTACGAGCTGTCGAAACTCGGCTACGCGTGCGAAATCGTCGAGGCACGCGGTTTCGCGGGTGGCCGATGCCAGACTGCGCGTCGCGGCTTTGAGCTCACAGAGCTCGGTGGCGAACGACAGGTCTGCAATTTCGACGAAGGCCAGTACATCAACCACGGCCCGTGGCGCATTCCGTTCTGCCAGCAGTCCACGCTGCATTACACGCGCGAATTCGGCGTGCCGCTCGAACTCTTCAACAACGATAACGACGCGGCTTACGTCTACAAGGAAAACATCGACGGCCCCCTCGCGGGCAAGCGCCTGCGCCAGTTCGAAATCAAGGCCGACATGCGCGGCTACACCGACGAACTGTTCGCCAAGACGCTGCGTGCGGGCAAGCTCAACGACCAACTGAGCGAAGGCGACAGGGCACTGTTGCTCGACTACCTCGTGCATGAGGGGTACCTGAACAAAAAGGACCTCGACTACAAAGGCACGACGGCACGCGGCTACAAGACCTATCCCGGCGTGCAGTCAGGCGTGCAGACCGATCCGCTGCAATTCGGCGATCTGCTCAAGTCGAAGCTCGGCAACATCTATCGCTCGACGAACGACATCGAACAGCAGAAGACGATGTTGCAAGCCGTGGGCGGCATGGATCACGTGGCGAAGGCCTTCGAGCGTCGCACCAAGAAGATGATTCGCTACAACACCGAAGTCGTGAGCCTGCGCAACACGGATAGCGGTGTGGTGCTGCAATGCAAGGACACGCGCACCGGCGCCGGTCGCACGGTCAAGGGCGACTTCTGTCTTTGCACGATCCCGCTGTCGGTGCTCAAGCAGATCGACACCGACTTCTCCGACGATTTCAAGGATGCGATGCAGGTCGCCTACGAGCCGGTCGGCAAGCTCGGTGTGCAGATGAAGCGTCGCTTCTGGGAAGAGGATCACTTCATCTACGGCGGTCACATCCAGACGGACATCAAGGGCGCCACGCTGATCTCGCTGCCGTCGACCAACTGGCAAGGGCAGAAGGGCACGCTGCTGTCCTATTACAACTTCGGCGCGATGGCTGCGCAGGTGAGCGCAATGTCGCTCAAGGAGCGCACCGACTTCGGCCTCGCCGCTGGCGAGAAGGTGTTCCCGGGGCAGTACCGCGATTCGGCCGAGTCGTCGTTCTCGGTGGCGTGGCACCGCGTGAAGTACAACCTCGGCGGTTGGGCCGACTGGAGCGAAGCGGGACGCCGTACGGCGTATCCGCGTCTGCTCAAGGGCGAGGGCCGCACACTGCTCGCCGGTGAACACATGAGCCATCTCAACGGCTGGCAAGCCGGAGCCATCGAATCGGCCTGGCACCAGATCGAGCAGCTTCATGCACGCCTGAGCGCGTGA
- a CDS encoding RidA family protein: protein MTKSTKGWWKLAALGAAMCFAHAAGAQEVVRHLPKQPGPLALAVEVPASATTVYLSGQVPEKLEGGGYGNTEQQTVSVLKRIQALLATMNLTMKDVVKMQVFLVGDPAKNNVMDFGGFMNGYYQFFDKNGPNLPARSVLQAARLVDPGWMVEIEVVAVKPAGAR, encoded by the coding sequence ATGACGAAGTCAACGAAAGGATGGTGGAAACTCGCAGCCCTCGGGGCGGCCATGTGCTTCGCGCATGCCGCCGGGGCGCAGGAAGTGGTGCGCCATCTGCCGAAGCAACCGGGTCCGCTGGCCCTTGCCGTCGAAGTGCCTGCCAGCGCCACGACCGTCTATCTGAGCGGGCAGGTACCGGAAAAGCTCGAAGGCGGTGGCTATGGCAATACCGAGCAGCAAACGGTGAGCGTACTCAAGCGTATACAGGCGCTCCTCGCCACGATGAATCTCACCATGAAGGACGTGGTGAAGATGCAGGTTTTTCTCGTGGGTGATCCGGCCAAGAACAACGTCATGGACTTCGGTGGCTTCATGAACGGCTACTACCAGTTCTTCGACAAGAACGGTCCGAACCTGCCTGCGCGCTCGGTGCTGCAGGCGGCACGTCTGGTCGACCCGGGCTGGATGGTAGAAATCGAAGTGGTTGCCGTCAAACCGGCGGGCGCCAGATAA